The following proteins are encoded in a genomic region of Dokdonia donghaensis DSW-1:
- a CDS encoding DinB family protein has product MTYTFDICLKSRQLLERFIKNHTTEELNTIPEGFNNNIIWNIGHSIATQQLLTYGLSGLKPRLDMAFIDRYRKGTKPEGLVTQEEVAQMHTLLFTTLAELQEDYEAGLFKDFKEYTLSTTGGTLTNVGEALEFNNYHEGLHLGCVIQLSKLLKK; this is encoded by the coding sequence ATGACCTATACCTTTGATATCTGTCTTAAAAGTAGACAACTTTTAGAACGCTTCATTAAAAATCATACTACAGAGGAGCTTAACACAATTCCAGAGGGTTTTAATAATAATATTATATGGAATATAGGTCATAGCATCGCCACACAGCAACTTCTTACATACGGGCTGTCTGGGCTTAAACCTAGGCTTGATATGGCATTTATAGATCGCTATAGAAAAGGTACAAAGCCAGAAGGGCTAGTTACTCAAGAAGAGGTGGCACAAATGCATACACTCTTGTTTACAACACTAGCAGAGTTACAAGAAGATTATGAAGCTGGACTTTTTAAAGACTTTAAAGAATACACACTATCTACTACGGGCGGTACACTTACTAACGTCGGAGAAGCTCTGGAATTTAATAATTATCACGAGGGCTTACACTTAGGGTGCGTTATACAGTTGTCAAAACTTCTTAAAAAGTAA
- a CDS encoding T9SS type A sorting domain-containing protein, which yields MKKITLAFLMLFTSLIAIGQCDYTLELNDSFGDGWNGNSIDVIVNGTIILDDATLDAGSQGFETFSVTDGDAITFTVDDSGSFDGEVSYRILNNVDQEVGTGNLVDVPTEITANCIDCTPGAAMVEVFGDCDNGEFSVVVNITDFGDATEFVVTTNYNSLSETITDTGATLLGPFNVSETAIEVTLTPQDADCVLTYEREIPCPPSNDECSGARGLGDGQTTLQNISNATPDTTGCGDTGGAAVWYFVNDGGTATEVTVSTAGSDFDTIIASITGDCDNQVCGEVNDDANGTLQSELTFTTPGTGENVYIVVLGFGGATGNLQISATGDGLLSTGESNQLDGFTMFPNPAQEVLNVSNTSIIENVKVFNLLGQKVLDQNLQSTQNQINVSELTPGAYLIQVTAEGQTGTYKFIKQ from the coding sequence ATGAAAAAAATTACTCTTGCATTTTTAATGCTTTTTACCAGTTTAATTGCAATCGGTCAGTGTGATTACACACTAGAACTTAATGACAGTTTTGGTGACGGTTGGAATGGAAACTCCATTGATGTTATCGTAAATGGCACAATCATTTTAGACGATGCTACACTAGATGCTGGAAGTCAAGGCTTTGAGACTTTTAGTGTTACAGATGGTGATGCTATTACATTTACTGTAGACGACTCTGGTTCTTTTGATGGAGAAGTTTCTTATCGTATACTTAATAATGTAGACCAAGAAGTAGGAACTGGTAATCTCGTAGATGTACCAACAGAAATTACTGCAAACTGTATAGACTGTACTCCAGGTGCCGCAATGGTTGAAGTTTTTGGAGATTGTGATAACGGTGAATTTAGCGTTGTTGTAAATATTACTGATTTTGGAGACGCAACAGAATTTGTTGTAACAACAAACTATAATAGTCTATCAGAAACAATTACAGATACCGGTGCAACTTTGCTTGGGCCCTTTAATGTAAGTGAGACTGCAATAGAGGTTACTCTTACACCACAAGATGCTGATTGTGTTCTTACATATGAAAGAGAAATCCCTTGCCCACCTTCTAACGACGAATGTTCTGGAGCAAGAGGATTAGGTGATGGGCAAACTACACTACAAAATATCTCAAACGCGACACCAGATACAACGGGATGTGGAGATACTGGCGGAGCTGCAGTATGGTATTTTGTTAATGATGGAGGAACAGCCACTGAAGTGACCGTTTCTACCGCTGGATCAGACTTTGATACTATCATTGCATCTATCACTGGTGATTGTGATAACCAAGTTTGCGGTGAGGTGAATGATGATGCAAACGGAACATTACAAAGTGAACTTACATTTACAACTCCAGGAACTGGGGAGAATGTTTATATAGTAGTTCTAGGTTTTGGTGGTGCTACTGGAAACCTTCAAATTAGTGCTACTGGAGATGGTCTATTATCTACTGGAGAATCTAACCAACTAGATGGATTTACAATGTTTCCTAATCCAGCCCAAGAAGTTCTTAACGTAAGTAATACATCTATTATTGAAAACGTAAAAGTGTTTAACTTACTTGGTCAAAAAGTTTTAGATCAAAACCTTCAATCAACACAAAATCAAATAAATGTTTCAGAATTAACGCCTGGCGCTTACTTAATACAAGTAACTGCAGAAGGTCAAACAGGAACTTACAAGTTTATCAAGCAATAA
- a CDS encoding cystathionine gamma-synthase has protein sequence MKFNTKTIHGNQQPDAAYGSVMKPIYQTSTYAQQSPGDHKGYAYSRSANPTRHALEQSLASIENGAFGMAFASGMAAIDAVMKLLKPGDEVITTNDIYGGSFRLFTKVYEGYGITFHFVNMSDIQNIKTRITKNTKMIWMESPTNPMMNIFDIQAVAKLANQNNILLAVDNTFATPYLQTPLDLGAHIVMHSATKYIGGHSDLVMGALIVNEKTLAEKLYFIQNASGAICGPQDAFLALRGIKTLHVRMERHCQNGCAIAHYLKNHPKVENVYWPGFEDHPSHHIAARQMKDFGGMLSFSSYGDSTEDALKVIKNLKIFTLAESLGGVESLAGHPATMTHAAIPKEDRLKIGLTDSLIRLSVGIEDVDDLIKDLKQALG, from the coding sequence ATGAAATTTAATACTAAAACCATACACGGTAACCAGCAGCCAGATGCAGCTTATGGATCTGTGATGAAACCCATTTATCAGACATCTACTTATGCTCAACAGTCACCGGGAGATCATAAAGGATATGCCTATAGTAGATCTGCAAACCCTACACGTCACGCACTTGAGCAATCTCTCGCAAGTATAGAAAATGGAGCATTTGGTATGGCATTTGCTTCAGGTATGGCTGCGATAGATGCGGTAATGAAGCTACTTAAACCTGGTGACGAGGTTATCACTACAAATGATATTTATGGTGGTTCTTTTCGCTTATTTACTAAGGTTTACGAAGGTTACGGTATTACCTTCCATTTTGTAAATATGAGTGATATTCAAAATATCAAAACTCGTATCACAAAAAATACAAAGATGATCTGGATGGAGTCTCCCACAAACCCGATGATGAACATTTTTGATATACAAGCCGTCGCCAAACTTGCAAATCAAAATAACATACTCCTTGCTGTAGATAATACGTTTGCAACTCCATATCTTCAGACTCCTCTGGATCTGGGGGCGCATATTGTGATGCATAGCGCTACAAAATATATAGGAGGCCACAGTGATCTAGTAATGGGAGCGCTCATTGTAAATGAAAAGACGCTAGCAGAAAAGCTTTATTTTATTCAAAATGCTTCTGGAGCTATATGCGGTCCTCAAGACGCTTTTCTCGCGCTGCGGGGTATAAAAACCTTGCACGTGCGTATGGAAAGGCATTGCCAAAACGGGTGTGCAATTGCCCATTATCTCAAAAATCACCCTAAAGTAGAAAATGTGTACTGGCCAGGTTTTGAAGACCACCCTAGCCATCATATTGCTGCCAGACAAATGAAGGATTTTGGAGGGATGTTATCATTTTCCTCCTATGGAGATAGTACAGAAGATGCACTTAAGGTTATAAAAAATTTAAAAATATTTACGCTCGCCGAAAGTCTTGGAGGGGTTGAGAGTCTAGCCGGTCACCCAGCCACAATGACGCACGCTGCAATACCCAAGGAAGATAGACTCAAAATAGGCTTAACAGATTCATTAATACGACTAAGTGTTGGGATAGAAGATGTAGATGATTTAATAAAAGATCTTAAGCAGGCTCTTGGGTAG
- a CDS encoding THC0290_0291 family protein, with translation MRAKYLLLALLLMMITQQGLNAQFGFSHELGVIAGPVAFQSDYGERSNVETNLGNVGFGVGIVHYLNFAYQADCNCYSKYTYFNDHFKVRNEIDFHITNLENFGPEASDNDFGGMRLRAHTGRTQVLEIGSQLEYFPMSIRDFSAGAYKFAPYVSVGAHFVSFNPSATTSLREDGNIFGQVLNPFTTDPTDTGPAIIEGFNVGEGQMGTGIDTRVGDTWAITWSVGTRYKLGILSDLNIDLRWHYYTSNWVDGLNPDPRPVNRVNDWIFWMNVGYIYYLD, from the coding sequence ATGAGAGCCAAGTACCTACTACTGGCATTATTATTAATGATGATCACACAGCAGGGCTTAAATGCTCAGTTTGGGTTTTCACACGAACTTGGCGTTATAGCCGGTCCAGTTGCGTTTCAATCTGATTATGGAGAGCGTAGTAATGTTGAGACCAACCTTGGTAATGTAGGCTTTGGTGTGGGGATAGTGCACTACCTAAACTTTGCCTATCAAGCAGACTGTAACTGTTACTCAAAGTACACCTACTTTAATGATCACTTTAAGGTACGAAACGAAATAGATTTCCATATAACAAACTTAGAAAACTTTGGCCCAGAGGCGAGTGATAATGATTTTGGGGGTATGCGACTTCGTGCACATACAGGTAGAACTCAAGTACTAGAGATAGGTTCACAGCTAGAATACTTCCCTATGAGCATACGTGACTTCTCTGCTGGAGCCTATAAGTTTGCTCCATATGTAAGTGTAGGAGCTCACTTTGTTTCCTTTAATCCTAGTGCTACAACTTCACTACGCGAGGATGGTAATATCTTTGGACAAGTACTCAATCCTTTTACAACAGACCCTACAGATACGGGACCTGCTATTATAGAAGGATTTAATGTAGGTGAAGGGCAAATGGGCACAGGTATAGATACCCGTGTGGGGGATACTTGGGCAATCACTTGGAGTGTAGGTACTCGTTACAAATTAGGTATCTTAAGTGATCTTAATATAGATTTGAGATGGCACTACTACACATCAAACTGGGTAGATGGACTTAATCCAGACCCAAGACCTGTAAACAGAGTAAACGACTGGATATTCTGGATGAATGTAGGGTATATTTATTACCTAGATTAA
- the gdhA gene encoding NADP-specific glutamate dehydrogenase translates to MSDSIKKFVDYVAQSNPNEPEFMQAVHEVAETVIPFIEKNPKYQGKKLLERMVEPERTIMFRVPWTDDSGEIQVNRGYRVEFNSAIGPYKGGLRFHPSVNLSILKFLGFEQVFKNSLTTLPMGGGKGGSDFNPKGKSDAEVMRFCQSFMSELARHIGPNTDVPAGDIGVGGREIGYMFGQYKRLRNEFTGVLTGKGLTYGGSLMRPEATGYGDVYFAQSMLKTKGETFEGKAVAVSGSGNVAQYATEKVTQLGGKVVTMSDSGGYIYDKDGIDADKLAFIMDLKNVKRGRISEYVDTYTSAEYHEGQRPWSTKVDVALPCATQNELNGDEAKTLVDNGCICVAEGANMPCTPEAIEVFHNAKILFSPGKASNAGGVATSGLEMSQNSLRFNWTAEEVDQKLHKIMLDIHEACVEYGKDEDGYVDYVKGANVAGFVKVADAMLAQGVV, encoded by the coding sequence ATGTCAGACAGCATTAAAAAATTTGTCGATTATGTTGCTCAGAGCAACCCAAATGAACCAGAATTTATGCAGGCAGTCCACGAGGTGGCAGAAACTGTAATTCCTTTTATAGAAAAAAATCCAAAATACCAGGGTAAGAAACTCTTAGAGCGAATGGTTGAGCCAGAGCGCACTATTATGTTTAGAGTGCCTTGGACAGATGACTCTGGAGAGATTCAAGTAAATAGAGGATACCGTGTAGAGTTTAACAGTGCTATAGGGCCATATAAAGGAGGACTTCGTTTTCACCCTTCTGTAAACTTGAGTATCCTTAAGTTTTTAGGGTTTGAGCAAGTGTTTAAAAACAGTCTTACTACATTACCTATGGGTGGTGGTAAAGGAGGATCTGACTTTAACCCAAAAGGGAAGTCTGATGCAGAGGTAATGCGTTTTTGCCAGAGCTTTATGAGCGAGCTAGCTCGTCACATAGGTCCTAACACAGACGTACCTGCTGGAGATATAGGAGTAGGCGGTCGTGAGATAGGCTATATGTTTGGGCAGTACAAGAGACTTCGTAACGAGTTTACTGGAGTACTTACAGGTAAAGGTCTTACGTACGGCGGTTCTTTAATGCGTCCAGAAGCGACAGGTTATGGTGATGTATACTTTGCACAAAGTATGCTTAAGACTAAAGGTGAAACTTTTGAAGGTAAAGCAGTAGCAGTTTCTGGATCTGGAAACGTTGCCCAGTATGCTACAGAGAAAGTAACACAACTAGGTGGTAAAGTAGTGACTATGTCAGACTCTGGAGGTTACATTTATGATAAAGATGGTATAGATGCAGATAAGCTTGCGTTTATTATGGATCTTAAAAATGTAAAACGTGGTCGTATAAGCGAGTATGTAGATACATACACAAGCGCAGAGTACCACGAGGGACAAAGACCTTGGTCTACTAAGGTAGATGTTGCACTTCCTTGTGCTACACAAAATGAACTTAATGGAGATGAGGCAAAAACACTAGTAGATAACGGATGTATATGCGTTGCCGAAGGTGCAAATATGCCTTGTACGCCAGAAGCTATAGAAGTTTTCCATAATGCAAAAATTCTTTTCTCACCTGGAAAAGCATCAAACGCAGGAGGTGTTGCAACTTCTGGACTTGAAATGTCTCAAAACAGTTTACGTTTTAACTGGACTGCAGAAGAGGTAGATCAAAAACTTCACAAGATTATGCTAGACATACACGAAGCGTGTGTAGAGTATGGAAAAGATGAAGACGGTTATGTAGACTACGTAAAAGGAGCAAACGTTGCCGGATTTGTAAAAGTGGCAGATGCTATGCTAGCTCAAGGAGTAGTATAA